Proteins encoded by one window of Gemmatimonadota bacterium:
- a CDS encoding sugar phosphate isomerase/epimerase translates to MKLGYSTWGMPAVELDEAVPHLASLGYDGIEITVIPGYVTELGTLDAEERRRIRGLFARHGVEMPAIAGHTSLLEPDVRLHAANMKRLKDTVELCADLTMDHLVPCLDTTPGGRPDDWTDVRDRLLNETGDLVDFGACHGVVIAMEPHIGCCLCDVERTLWLLEQIDSGYLKLNYDISHFDVAGVPTAESVAALAPHTVHTHVKDQRGRAPDFEFLIPGEGDFDYVEYLDAMQAAGYDDYITVEVSMMVQQREDYDPLDAAGLAYRTLEAAFEMSQAERA, encoded by the coding sequence ATGAAACTCGGCTATTCAACCTGGGGCATGCCGGCCGTCGAGTTGGACGAAGCGGTACCCCACCTGGCGTCCCTGGGATACGACGGCATCGAAATCACCGTCATCCCGGGCTATGTCACGGAACTGGGCACACTCGACGCCGAGGAACGCCGCCGGATACGCGGCCTCTTCGCAAGGCACGGCGTGGAAATGCCCGCCATCGCCGGGCACACCAGCCTCCTCGAGCCCGATGTGCGCCTGCACGCCGCCAACATGAAACGGCTCAAGGATACCGTGGAACTCTGCGCGGACCTGACCATGGACCATCTCGTGCCCTGCCTGGACACCACGCCCGGCGGCCGGCCGGACGACTGGACCGACGTGCGGGACCGACTGCTGAACGAGACGGGCGATCTCGTGGATTTCGGCGCATGCCACGGCGTGGTCATCGCCATGGAGCCCCACATCGGCTGCTGCCTCTGCGACGTGGAGCGGACCCTGTGGCTGCTCGAACAGATAGATTCCGGGTACCTGAAGCTCAACTACGATATCAGCCACTTCGACGTGGCCGGCGTGCCCACGGCGGAAAGCGTGGCGGCCCTGGCGCCCCACACCGTGCACACCCACGTGAAGGACCAGCGGGGCCGGGCGCCGGACTTCGAGTTCCTGATCCCCGGCGAGGGCGATTTCGATTACGTGGAGTACCTGGACGCCATGCAGGCGGCGGGATACGACGATTATATTACCGTGGAAGTGAGCATGATGGTGCAGCAGCGCGAGGATTACGACCCCCTGGACGCGGCCGGCCTGGCCTACCGCACCCTCGAGGCCGCTTTCGAGATGTCGCAGGCGGAACGGGCATAG
- the queF gene encoding NADPH-dependent 7-cyano-7-deazaguanine reductase QueF, translating into MNIEPRQKQFDFDGPESIKPEVLETFPYESKGDPLDVDIDTDEFTAVCPWTGLPDFGEVIVSYVPDEQVLELRSYKYYLLSYRNVGMVQEHVTRRILDDLVAAVRPVRMTVSTDYRIRGGIHTTCTAEYEKE; encoded by the coding sequence ATGAACATCGAACCCCGACAGAAGCAGTTCGACTTCGACGGCCCCGAGTCCATCAAGCCCGAGGTCCTGGAGACCTTCCCTTACGAATCCAAGGGCGATCCCCTCGACGTGGATATCGATACGGACGAGTTTACGGCGGTCTGCCCCTGGACGGGGCTGCCCGATTTCGGTGAGGTGATCGTGTCCTACGTGCCGGACGAGCAGGTCCTCGAACTGCGGTCCTACAAGTACTACCTGCTCTCCTACCGGAACGTCGGCATGGTGCAGGAGCACGTCACACGCCGGATCCTCGACGACCTTGTCGCCGCCGTACGGCCGGTCCGCATGACGGTCAGCACCGACTACCGGATCCGGGGCGGCATCCACACGACCTGCACGGCGGAGTACGAGAAGGAATAA
- a CDS encoding Gfo/Idh/MocA family oxidoreductase, with protein MDKARIGFIGTGWWATANHLPVLRKRADEAGDVELAAVCRLGADELRQVQEAFDVPYGTEDYRRMLDEIELDGVVVSSPHTLHFEHAAAALERGLHVMVEKPMCTKSADARELVRLADEKGLHLLVPYGWHHKPYIQEAKRQLDAGVVGNIESVLCHMASPIRGLLQGLDFDHEANGGGLFAPDPATWADPVVADGGYGHAQMSHSLGLMSWLTGLMPREVFAMMTEADSRVEMYDAVTVRFEDGVIGALSGSGDIPEGQMFQLDIRIFGSEGMLLLDVERARLAIHRHDRRDQVHDVAPEAGAYSCEGPPENFADLVLGRDVENYTPGSAAMRSVMILDAAYRSAKSGVMERV; from the coding sequence ATGGACAAGGCACGCATAGGATTCATAGGCACGGGGTGGTGGGCGACGGCCAATCACCTGCCGGTGCTCAGGAAACGGGCGGACGAGGCCGGGGACGTGGAACTGGCGGCCGTCTGCCGGCTCGGGGCGGATGAGCTGCGTCAGGTGCAGGAGGCCTTCGACGTGCCGTACGGGACGGAAGACTACCGCCGGATGCTGGACGAGATCGAACTCGACGGCGTGGTGGTGTCCAGTCCCCATACGCTGCACTTCGAACATGCGGCCGCGGCGCTGGAGCGCGGGTTGCATGTCATGGTCGAAAAGCCCATGTGCACGAAGAGCGCCGACGCCAGGGAACTGGTCCGGCTGGCAGACGAAAAGGGGCTTCACCTGCTCGTTCCCTACGGGTGGCACCACAAGCCCTACATCCAGGAGGCCAAACGGCAGCTCGACGCCGGGGTCGTCGGGAACATCGAATCTGTGCTCTGCCACATGGCCTCCCCCATCCGGGGCCTGCTCCAGGGACTGGACTTCGACCACGAGGCCAACGGCGGGGGCCTCTTCGCGCCCGATCCGGCCACCTGGGCCGATCCCGTGGTGGCCGACGGGGGCTACGGTCACGCGCAGATGTCCCACAGCCTGGGTCTCATGTCCTGGCTCACGGGCCTGATGCCCCGCGAAGTCTTCGCCATGATGACCGAGGCGGATTCCAGGGTGGAGATGTACGACGCCGTGACGGTCCGCTTCGAGGACGGCGTGATCGGTGCGCTGTCGGGGTCGGGAGACATCCCGGAGGGGCAGATGTTCCAGCTCGACATCCGGATCTTCGGCTCGGAGGGCATGCTGCTGCTCGACGTCGAACGCGCCCGCCTTGCGATCCACCGGCACGACAGGCGGGACCAGGTCCACGACGTGGCCCCCGAAGCCGGCGCCTACAGCTGCGAGGGACCGCCGGAGAACTTCGCCGACCTGGTGCTCGGACGGGACGTGGAAAACTATACGCCCGGTTCCGCGGCCATGCGTTCGGTCATGATCCTGGACGCCGCCTACCGTTCGGCGAAGTCCGGCGTCATGGAGCGCGTATGA
- a CDS encoding Gfo/Idh/MocA family oxidoreductase, whose protein sequence is MTRLGTRITGFSFNLTTRQTGADMSKIRLGLVGCGGMGHRHLYGLAELHRTGLCRFEPVVACDPKTENAESLAGHVEDHFGIRPAVVASLDEVDASDLQAVDICTDPRFHHTVCADAASRGWDVMTEKPMGLTVRACRLMREATDGAGRILSVAENYRRDPVNRLAKALLDAGVIGTPRYMVHNTAGGSNKMLITVWRHLKNVSGLLLDVGVHFADILEYFMGPVSDIYAQTRLHEKIRYNDMAGKDPATASRNSPAGVYEHWQAEMPAEFEVTAEDAAYATLTFQSGAVCQYLEEHATFGKGFWHRGIYGSSGSMELPGDRSGQPFSIALEGKTIEGDALLDLVPDFALDEATAALFGGERMWKYSFPFPETDRKIIAIEYADFAEAIDEGRQPEVDGYMGMRSVAVSYGIMESGQANRAVTMDEIMADETNGYQQEINDSLGI, encoded by the coding sequence ATGACCCGCTTAGGTACGCGTATTACCGGATTTTCATTCAACCTGACGACAAGACAAACTGGAGCAGACATGTCAAAGATCAGACTGGGACTGGTGGGCTGCGGCGGCATGGGGCACCGGCACCTCTACGGCCTGGCCGAATTGCACCGTACGGGCCTCTGCCGGTTCGAACCCGTGGTGGCCTGCGACCCGAAGACGGAGAACGCCGAATCCCTGGCCGGTCACGTCGAAGACCATTTCGGCATCCGTCCCGCGGTGGTCGCGAGTCTGGACGAAGTGGACGCCAGCGACCTGCAGGCCGTCGACATCTGCACCGATCCGCGTTTCCATCACACGGTGTGCGCCGACGCGGCGTCCAGGGGATGGGACGTGATGACGGAGAAGCCCATGGGTCTCACGGTCCGCGCCTGCCGCCTCATGCGCGAAGCCACGGACGGGGCCGGGCGCATCCTGTCGGTCGCCGAGAACTACCGCCGCGATCCGGTAAACCGGCTCGCCAAGGCCCTGCTGGACGCCGGCGTGATCGGAACGCCTCGCTACATGGTCCACAACACGGCCGGCGGCAGCAACAAGATGCTGATCACGGTGTGGCGGCACCTGAAGAACGTCAGCGGCCTGCTGCTCGACGTGGGCGTTCACTTCGCGGACATCCTGGAGTACTTCATGGGTCCGGTGTCGGACATCTACGCCCAGACGCGACTCCATGAGAAGATCCGCTACAACGACATGGCGGGCAAAGATCCCGCGACGGCTTCCCGCAACTCGCCGGCGGGGGTCTACGAGCACTGGCAGGCGGAGATGCCCGCGGAATTCGAGGTGACCGCCGAAGACGCGGCATATGCCACGCTGACCTTCCAGAGCGGCGCGGTCTGCCAGTACCTGGAAGAGCACGCGACCTTCGGCAAGGGGTTCTGGCACCGGGGCATATACGGTTCATCCGGGTCGATGGAACTGCCCGGCGACCGTTCCGGCCAGCCGTTCTCCATCGCCCTGGAAGGCAAGACCATCGAGGGAGACGCCCTCCTGGACCTCGTGCCGGACTTCGCACTGGACGAGGCGACCGCGGCGCTGTTCGGCGGCGAGCGTATGTGGAAATACAGTTTTCCCTTCCCGGAAACGGACCGCAAGATCATCGCCATCGAGTACGCCGATTTCGCGGAAGCCATCGACGAAGGCCGGCAGCCCGAGGTCGACGGCTACATGGGCATGCGTTCGGTCGCCGTCTCCTACGGCATCATGGAATCAGGACAGGCGAACAGGGCCGTCACTATGGACGAGATCATGGCCGACGAGACCAACGGCTACCAGCAGGAAATCAACGACAGCCTGGGCATCTGA
- a CDS encoding glyoxalase/bleomycin resistance/dioxygenase family protein: protein MDAVAIPIPIQEEDMSDYPKIHLSFPVRDLERSVSFYKKLFGEDPVKTHPGYVKFLPSIAPLNLALYSDGKAAGDGANHFGIEVRDHETVLRHLVRIRATGLVTREEMDCDCCYGNQDKFWVEDPDGREWEIYVLNRDLDEPGGRDDESCCAELDRS, encoded by the coding sequence ATGGACGCTGTCGCAATACCGATACCCATTCAGGAGGAAGACATGTCAGATTATCCCAAGATCCACCTGTCGTTTCCCGTACGTGACCTGGAACGGAGTGTCTCATTCTACAAGAAACTGTTCGGCGAAGATCCCGTGAAGACCCATCCCGGTTACGTCAAGTTCCTGCCGTCCATCGCCCCCCTGAACCTGGCCCTTTACTCGGATGGGAAGGCCGCGGGCGACGGGGCGAACCATTTCGGCATCGAGGTCCGGGACCACGAAACGGTCCTGCGCCACTTGGTACGGATCAGGGCTACCGGATTGGTAACCCGGGAAGAGATGGACTGCGACTGCTGTTACGGCAACCAGGACAAGTTCTGGGTGGAGGATCCGGACGGCCGCGAATGGGAAATCTATGTGCTGAACCGGGACCTGGATGAACCCGGCGGGCGGGATGATGAATCCTGTTGCGCGGAACTTGACAGGAGCTGA
- a CDS encoding winged helix-turn-helix transcriptional regulator: MEMINADFVPASLETEQKHAEAFKALSHRTRLAIFYHLVRQGEGGDTVGNLQEALGVPWATLSHHLDVLRRADLLASRREERYIYYRVRPERVSDLVRLLTACC; this comes from the coding sequence ATGGAAATGATTAACGCGGATTTCGTCCCAGCCTCTCTCGAGACCGAACAGAAACACGCCGAAGCGTTCAAGGCGCTGAGCCACCGGACTCGGCTGGCGATCTTCTACCACCTTGTCCGCCAGGGCGAAGGGGGCGATACCGTCGGGAACCTGCAGGAGGCGCTCGGCGTGCCCTGGGCGACCCTGTCCCACCACCTGGACGTCCTGCGCCGCGCCGATCTACTGGCGTCCCGGCGGGAAGAACGGTATATCTACTACCGCGTGCGGCCCGAACGGGTAAGCGACCTGGTGCGCCTGCTTACCGCGTGTTGTTGA
- a CDS encoding BrxA/BrxB family bacilliredoxin, with translation MYDPVLVEPMRRELTDLGVEELKTADEVDALLEEHEGTALVVVNSVCGCAAANARPGVAMALQNRKKPDRITTVFAGMDLEATSKARDYFKGYFPSSPQIALMKDGQVAFMLERHDIEGRTALDVAQRLMLAFNEHC, from the coding sequence ATGTACGATCCCGTACTCGTTGAACCCATGCGCCGGGAACTGACGGACCTGGGCGTGGAAGAATTGAAGACCGCCGACGAGGTGGACGCGCTGTTGGAGGAGCACGAAGGTACGGCGCTGGTCGTGGTCAATTCCGTCTGTGGCTGCGCGGCGGCCAATGCCCGGCCGGGCGTCGCCATGGCCCTGCAGAACAGGAAAAAGCCGGACCGGATTACCACGGTTTTCGCCGGCATGGACCTGGAAGCCACGAGCAAGGCGCGGGATTACTTCAAGGGGTATTTTCCTTCATCGCCGCAGATCGCGCTGATGAAGGACGGCCAGGTGGCGTTCATGCTGGAACGCCATGACATCGAGGGCCGCACGGCGCTCGACGTAGCCCAGCGACTGATGCTGGCCTTCAACGAACACTGCTGA
- a CDS encoding insulinase family protein: MAQSDLPRVSFEKFTLPNGLQVILHVDRKLPVVHVNHWFHVGSKVERPGRTGFAHLFEHLMFEGSQHAPDGYFKYIEQAGGNLREGGVNGTTSNDRTNYFATVPSGNLEYVLWLESDRVATLADALTRENFENQREVVRNERRQTTENQPYGRWYELVNEHLYPTGHPYSWPVIGRHEDLEAAGVDEVAEFFRTYYTPNNLSLVIAGDFDKDFARDRVAHYYGALEPGPLLERQRRWVPALAEGKIVEVTDRVPQARVHMIWPAPQRFEAEETALDAAAAVLGDGLSSRLEKLLVYDRRLCTEVSVFNYAREISGLFGVIATVRPGCDVREVEDLVNGQIARLASGGPTRDEVERARTVWEYQYVSSLERIGGFGGKADRLNESNTYMNDPGYFHVEHDRFRNLTGSKIAEAVKRWLVSRHGLTLRYYPDTLPKAVAGVAGSGAAVDHAAAPDGVLDRSVVPALGSDTPFQTPEVHEDRLDNGLEVLVVEHHDLPKVAVSLNVKSGGVHDPPDRCGMAQLMLQTMDKGTRGYGALDLDEALSRLGTVIGKTMYLESARIGMDVLTDKLSAAMALFADVARNPLFPEEELERERHRHLDHLKQQASHPQFLAQRLCPGLVFGEDHPYGRPVQGYASSVAEMTRYEIARAYEENWRPDQSALVFVGDITRDQAMKLADQRFGSWSVDVRPAKEVPDPSPDRKSNRVYLVDRPGAPQTVVCQFIEAPSRETPDYHALRLVDAIWGGGFQSRLNQNLREEKGYTYGVSTSLGLLGVSGYWKVQTSIQADKTGEVVRELMSEMAGLGGERPVGEEELEEARTGRIRGYAQRFESLRRIAGSIGALWSSERPMSDMRDAVENLQSVSLEEVRSTARKYLDARRAGYLLVGDGSSIETQLSDRGLPIPEVLDPDAQPPAGTPASAEVPEAVDPDAL, from the coding sequence ATGGCCCAATCGGACCTTCCTCGGGTATCCTTCGAGAAGTTCACCCTGCCGAACGGGTTGCAGGTCATCCTGCACGTGGACCGCAAGCTGCCCGTGGTGCACGTCAACCACTGGTTCCACGTGGGCTCCAAGGTGGAACGGCCCGGCCGGACCGGGTTCGCCCACCTCTTCGAACACCTGATGTTCGAGGGGTCGCAGCACGCGCCGGACGGGTATTTCAAATACATCGAACAGGCGGGCGGCAACTTGCGGGAAGGCGGCGTCAACGGCACCACGAGCAACGACCGCACCAACTATTTCGCCACCGTGCCCTCGGGCAACCTCGAATACGTGCTCTGGCTGGAGTCGGACCGCGTCGCCACGCTGGCGGACGCGCTCACGCGGGAGAACTTCGAGAACCAGCGCGAGGTCGTCCGCAACGAACGGCGGCAGACCACGGAGAACCAGCCCTACGGCCGCTGGTACGAGCTGGTCAACGAGCACCTCTACCCCACCGGCCATCCATATTCCTGGCCCGTCATCGGCCGCCACGAGGACCTGGAAGCGGCCGGGGTCGACGAGGTGGCCGAGTTCTTCCGGACCTATTACACGCCGAACAACCTGTCGCTGGTCATCGCCGGCGATTTCGACAAAGACTTCGCCCGGGACCGCGTAGCCCACTACTACGGCGCGCTTGAACCGGGTCCGCTCCTCGAGCGGCAGCGCCGCTGGGTGCCTGCCCTGGCCGAGGGGAAGATCGTGGAGGTCACCGACCGCGTGCCCCAGGCCCGGGTCCACATGATCTGGCCGGCGCCGCAGCGTTTCGAAGCGGAGGAAACGGCCCTCGACGCGGCCGCGGCCGTGCTGGGCGACGGCCTGTCCTCCCGCCTCGAAAAGCTGCTGGTCTACGACCGGAGGCTGTGCACCGAGGTCAGTGTCTTCAACTACGCCAGGGAGATCTCCGGACTCTTCGGCGTCATCGCGACCGTTCGGCCGGGCTGCGACGTCCGGGAAGTCGAAGACCTGGTCAACGGCCAGATCGCGAGGCTGGCCTCCGGCGGTCCGACCCGGGACGAGGTGGAGCGCGCCCGCACGGTGTGGGAATACCAGTACGTCTCCAGCCTGGAGCGCATCGGCGGTTTCGGCGGCAAGGCGGACCGGTTGAACGAATCGAATACCTACATGAACGACCCGGGGTACTTCCACGTCGAGCACGACCGGTTCCGGAACCTGACCGGTTCGAAGATCGCCGAAGCGGTCAAGCGGTGGCTGGTATCCCGCCACGGCCTGACGCTCAGGTACTACCCCGATACGCTGCCGAAGGCGGTGGCCGGGGTGGCCGGGTCAGGCGCGGCAGTGGACCACGCAGCGGCCCCGGATGGCGTCCTCGACCGGTCCGTGGTCCCGGCGCTCGGGTCGGACACGCCCTTTCAGACACCGGAGGTGCACGAGGACAGGCTGGACAACGGCCTGGAGGTGCTGGTCGTCGAGCACCACGACCTGCCGAAGGTCGCCGTTTCGCTGAACGTGAAGTCCGGCGGCGTGCACGATCCCCCCGACCGGTGCGGGATGGCCCAGCTCATGCTGCAGACCATGGACAAGGGCACGCGGGGTTACGGCGCGCTGGACCTCGACGAGGCCCTGAGCCGGCTGGGCACGGTCATCGGGAAGACCATGTATCTCGAATCGGCCCGGATCGGAATGGACGTGCTGACCGACAAGCTTTCCGCGGCCATGGCCCTTTTCGCCGACGTCGCGCGCAATCCCCTGTTTCCCGAAGAGGAACTGGAGCGGGAACGCCACCGTCACCTGGACCACCTCAAGCAGCAGGCCTCCCATCCCCAGTTCCTCGCCCAGCGGTTGTGCCCCGGGCTGGTGTTCGGCGAGGATCATCCCTATGGCCGGCCGGTGCAGGGCTACGCGTCTTCCGTCGCCGAAATGACCCGATACGAGATCGCCCGGGCCTACGAGGAGAACTGGCGGCCGGACCAGTCCGCCCTGGTGTTCGTGGGCGACATTACCCGCGACCAGGCGATGAAGCTGGCGGACCAGCGTTTCGGCTCGTGGAGCGTCGACGTCCGGCCCGCGAAGGAGGTGCCGGATCCCTCTCCGGACCGGAAATCGAACCGCGTTTACCTGGTGGACCGACCCGGCGCGCCGCAGACCGTGGTCTGCCAGTTCATCGAAGCGCCGAGCCGCGAAACGCCCGACTATCACGCCCTCCGGCTCGTGGACGCGATCTGGGGCGGCGGATTCCAGTCCCGCCTGAACCAGAACCTGCGGGAGGAAAAGGGCTATACCTACGGCGTATCCACGTCGCTGGGCCTGCTCGGCGTCTCCGGGTACTGGAAGGTACAGACGTCGATCCAGGCGGACAAGACCGGCGAGGTCGTGAGGGAACTGATGTCCGAAATGGCGGGACTGGGCGGTGAACGGCCGGTGGGTGAAGAGGAACTCGAGGAGGCGCGCACCGGACGTATCCGCGGATACGCCCAGCGGTTCGAATCCCTGAGACGCATCGCGGGCAGCATCGGTGCCCTGTGGAGCTCCGAGCGGCCCATGTCGGACATGCGGGACGCGGTGGAGAACCTGCAGTCCGTCAGCCTGGAGGAGGTGCGGTCCACCGCCCGCAAGTACCTCGATGCGCGACGCGCGGGTTACCTGCTCGTGGGCGACGGTTCCAGCATCGAGACGCAACTGTCCGACCGGGGCCTTCCCATTCCGGAGGTGCTGGACCCCGATGCGCAGCCGCCTGCCGGGACGCCTGCCTCGGCCGAGGTGCCGGAGGCCGTGGATCCGGACGCGCTGTAG
- a CDS encoding inositol-3-phosphate synthase has product MSSKVRVAIVGVGNCASSLVQGVEYYRSAAQDEFIPGLMHANLGGYHISDVEFSAAFDVGADKVGKDLSEAIFAHPNNTVKFADVPNLGVPVQRGMTHDGLGKYLSEVIEKDAGDTVDVVEVLKDTKTDVVVSYLPVGSEEATKWYVEQILQAGCGFVNCVPVFIASTGHWPERFRKHGLPIIGDDIKSQVGATITHRVLTRLFADRGVKVLRSYQLNFGGNTDFYNMLERSRLESKKISKTNAVTSQLSYDMGEDNIHVGPSDHVPWLEDRKWCHIRMEGETFGGVPLNLELKLEVWDSPNSAGVVIDAVRCCKLALDNGLSGPQLGPSSYFMKSPPEQYADDVCRRLVEEFIEENGKQTAQPAEVPAEAPAEAPVEAPVLGS; this is encoded by the coding sequence ATGAGCAGCAAAGTCAGAGTGGCCATCGTCGGCGTGGGCAACTGCGCCTCGTCCCTGGTGCAGGGCGTGGAGTACTACCGCAGCGCCGCGCAGGACGAGTTCATTCCGGGCCTGATGCACGCCAACCTGGGCGGTTACCACATCAGTGACGTTGAGTTCTCGGCCGCCTTCGACGTGGGCGCGGACAAGGTGGGCAAGGACCTCAGCGAGGCCATTTTCGCCCATCCGAACAACACGGTGAAGTTCGCCGACGTGCCGAACCTGGGCGTGCCAGTGCAGCGGGGCATGACCCACGACGGTCTGGGCAAGTATCTCAGCGAGGTCATCGAGAAAGACGCGGGCGACACCGTCGACGTGGTCGAGGTGCTCAAGGACACGAAGACAGACGTGGTGGTGAGCTACCTGCCCGTGGGCAGCGAGGAAGCCACGAAGTGGTACGTGGAGCAGATCCTGCAGGCCGGATGCGGCTTCGTGAACTGCGTCCCGGTCTTCATCGCGAGCACGGGACACTGGCCGGAGCGGTTCCGCAAGCACGGCCTGCCCATCATCGGCGACGACATCAAGTCCCAGGTGGGCGCCACCATTACCCACCGCGTGCTGACGCGCCTGTTCGCGGACCGCGGCGTCAAGGTCCTGCGCTCCTATCAGCTCAACTTCGGCGGCAACACCGATTTCTACAACATGCTGGAGCGCTCGCGGCTCGAATCCAAGAAGATCAGCAAGACCAACGCGGTGACGTCCCAGCTCAGCTACGACATGGGCGAGGACAACATCCACGTCGGTCCCAGCGATCACGTGCCGTGGCTCGAAGACCGCAAGTGGTGCCACATCCGCATGGAAGGCGAGACCTTCGGCGGCGTGCCGCTGAACCTCGAACTGAAGCTGGAAGTCTGGGATTCGCCCAATTCGGCCGGCGTCGTCATCGACGCGGTCCGGTGCTGCAAGCTGGCCCTGGACAACGGTCTCAGCGGTCCCCAGCTCGGACCTTCGTCCTACTTCATGAAGTCCCCGCCCGAGCAGTATGCAGACGACGTATGCCGGCGCCTGGTGGAGGAGTTCATCGAGGAGAACGGCAAGCAGACGGCCCAGCCCGCGGAAGTTCCTGCGGAGGCCCCCGCGGAAGCGCCGGTCGAAGCACCTGTTCTCGGCAGCTGA
- a CDS encoding cystathionine gamma-synthase has protein sequence MKPDTLLVHAGGGLEPGSGAIAPSVHLSTTFEHTPEGEATHDHVYIRMGNPTQDRLEEAMSAIEDGAESLVYASGMAAVTGCVQTLEPGAHVLMHRDVYSVTRAVGKELLPNWNIEVSDVDMTDLDAVGRALRPHTELLWSETPSNPAMDVIDIGAVAGIAHAAGALLAVDNTFATPVMQRPLQHGADIAMHSMTKYLGGHSDVQGGALVFREGGDRVERARRVRTVTGGVLSPFNAWLVLRGLRSLGCRMARHVANAEAIAAAMAGHPGIEGVDYPGLPDHPGHAVATRQMDGYGGMLSLRVRGTREDALRVAGKVRLIRNATSLGGVESLIEHRQSIEGPGSVTAPNLLRLSPGLEAAEDLIGDLVQALE, from the coding sequence ATGAAGCCAGACACGCTGCTGGTCCACGCGGGGGGAGGATTGGAACCCGGATCGGGGGCCATCGCGCCTTCCGTGCACCTCTCGACCACCTTCGAGCACACGCCGGAGGGCGAGGCGACGCACGACCACGTCTACATCCGGATGGGCAACCCGACCCAGGACCGGCTGGAAGAAGCCATGTCGGCCATCGAGGACGGAGCGGAGTCCCTCGTCTACGCGTCGGGCATGGCGGCGGTTACGGGCTGCGTGCAGACGCTCGAACCGGGCGCCCACGTGCTGATGCACCGGGACGTGTACAGCGTCACCCGCGCGGTCGGCAAGGAACTCCTGCCGAACTGGAACATCGAGGTGAGCGACGTGGACATGACCGACCTGGACGCGGTCGGGCGCGCATTGAGGCCCCATACGGAGCTGCTATGGTCGGAGACCCCGTCGAATCCCGCCATGGATGTCATCGACATCGGTGCGGTGGCCGGCATCGCCCACGCCGCAGGCGCCCTGCTGGCCGTGGACAACACCTTCGCCACGCCGGTGATGCAGCGGCCTCTGCAACACGGCGCCGACATCGCCATGCATTCCATGACCAAGTACCTGGGCGGCCACAGTGACGTGCAAGGAGGTGCGCTGGTGTTCCGTGAAGGCGGAGACCGGGTCGAACGGGCCCGACGAGTTCGGACGGTCACCGGCGGCGTGCTCTCGCCCTTCAACGCCTGGCTGGTCCTGCGGGGATTGAGATCGCTGGGATGCCGCATGGCGCGTCACGTGGCCAACGCGGAGGCCATAGCCGCGGCGATGGCCGGTCATCCGGGGATTGAGGGTGTCGATTATCCCGGCCTGCCCGATCACCCGGGACACGCCGTCGCGACGCGGCAGATGGATGGGTACGGCGGCATGCTGTCCCTGCGGGTCAGGGGCACGCGGGAGGACGCGCTGCGGGTCGCAGGCAAGGTCAGGTTGATACGGAACGCCACGAGCCTGGGCGGGGTGGAAAGCCTGATCGAACACCGGCAGTCTATCGAGGGGCCCGGCTCGGTAACAGCGCCCAACCTGCTCCGGCTGTCTCCCGGACTGGAAGCGGCCGAGGACCTGATCGGCGACCTGGTGCAGGCGCTGGAGTGA